One window of Ignavibacteriales bacterium genomic DNA carries:
- a CDS encoding phosphate ABC transporter substrate-binding protein, which produces MTKKIYIPFLLLLSIAIMWGCGKGKTSITLAGSTAFQPFAEKLADEYMKINNNINITVQGGGSAVGIQSANSGAAEIGMADLVVLPAEAKALTATAVAQDGIAMVVNPKNKITDLTTDQVRDIFNGKISNWKEVGGDDIPITVVSREAGSGTRSSFEQIVKDVILKKEALIQDSNGTIRETVANDANSIGYLSHGLINEKIKALRVDGQECTSESILSGNYKLVRPIYLLVKGSLQGEIKNFIDYILSAEGQQTIKSSGLLPIK; this is translated from the coding sequence ATGACAAAGAAAATTTACATCCCGTTTTTACTCCTTCTATCAATTGCTATAATGTGGGGATGCGGAAAAGGAAAAACATCAATTACATTAGCGGGTTCTACGGCTTTTCAGCCATTTGCAGAAAAACTTGCAGACGAATACATGAAAATCAACAATAACATTAATATAACTGTTCAAGGCGGCGGCTCGGCAGTGGGTATTCAATCCGCAAATTCCGGTGCGGCAGAAATTGGAATGGCGGATTTGGTTGTGTTACCCGCTGAAGCGAAAGCCTTAACCGCAACTGCTGTTGCACAGGATGGAATTGCCATGGTGGTTAATCCAAAAAATAAAATTACCGATCTAACTACCGATCAGGTGCGCGATATTTTTAATGGTAAAATTTCCAATTGGAAAGAAGTTGGTGGTGATGATATTCCAATTACAGTTGTGTCGCGAGAAGCTGGCTCAGGAACAAGATCATCGTTTGAGCAGATTGTTAAAGATGTAATTCTAAAAAAAGAAGCGTTGATTCAGGATTCCAACGGTACTATTCGTGAGACCGTAGCAAATGACGCAAACTCAATTGGGTATCTTTCTCATGGTTTGATTAACGAAAAAATCAAAGCTCTTAGAGTTGACGGACAGGAATGTACATCAGAATCAATTCTTTCCGGAAATTATAAATTAGTAAGACCAATATATCTTCTTGTTAAAGGAAGCCTTCAAGGTGAAATAAAGAATTTCATCGATTACATTCTTTCTGCTGAAGGACAGCAAACCATTAAATCAAGTGGTCTTTTACCAATCAAATAA
- a CDS encoding aminotransferase class I/II-fold pyridoxal phosphate-dependent enzyme, producing MITNNKTKNIEQDYLSYFRLKPLKAAKISEISEATAISPVPVKERVNFHIGNPIEDAQLTQLFFRTVLGLGNSQSDITENTLDSILDELGWNEDKKKLLEFVQTTIQKSVPYMPGGGYNVKNPSELILYFHNWLTKEQQEPLEYDLGRESGKRECSINSGGIWECFRILFHALNKNLIKLPARILTFGIELPVYLKNFSHLEFNTLSSNEELLTEEIKAQFIQNNAAPTYFLIGKNLREETRRNLRLLSLENPLFFIEANEAPNHLSLAREAKMMNRVVRYISPAVLSPLFSELSLVFVAGNSEYLKTLDAIHFQLKGTPASAEAELLTFLLKNNFHKKNGSAALKISSEPSQENVLPTTQLGSNFYTHTKIISNKISDLIESKTKVIDGRINSILEKGESLTNKYFNGMSFPFFNEDSFSNLSSKEVLDSLFSNINSKKWFDELINNFLVSFINHHPEYKLKDSFVISGSARTGLSLLGFHCGIKEAVTCDYSWTYEHCFPSVSVVPLTDELDLDVDGIISIVTKKLDENPNWNKNGAVVFNNPHNASGQVFAEEKLAHLIKWLLERDIFIIDDLSYQNVAPAKKLSGVKTIQQITLDLVKNGYVNAEKRKFVFTMHSLSKTDCFAGARLAVAHIPHPEVKEKFAAQIEKIKPNIMATLIAYLFYRNRSEYVSSFWLLRNQIFFERMKALNDAQENLPAERNPFGIEIKGPKGSMYPQMIIQNLPSGLSLDWLASGLATQGIGLVPLSTFARTAKGFELARKTFRLTLGGKDGPEELFRKTRRVLIDLNRMIAEEAANYNARKFIRTSKSSEARNQFPDVNEKWHSFSKRIDESARKNIGNRLKLFSAGINHETFSRNFINDFLPDRIRTFEQRFKDNLEIANAVLSFAGADQGRALTELLEKELFKESLEKRELLFKHRLYDRTVHPTQMYSLQVDILIDKIIGSLIRGSSLPNDLIEQTSDALIKEFLGLNVTIKSKEEADELVCDLRYMIAAEEYLQMNSNESFQSVLSFWGDWDGSTRPSGQGHRLVASALIENVNQLSILLNTLLKYDNSIKIEDTLSSELLKLPNKNINFWKLLNEITILTNQLEKRYRSVLPFNIETGRARRLGMKLHVAKDPLYALWQHNDRTEKKMLDLRLQRRNNLEYYFSLNKHLRKTLHSLLPQIKNNLQHKELALVAGLYKNLLNRFLLTPRIHQKMITARDQFSIDTTVHNIMEINEISGECGNPGMILALQVSMSTEPEALIALDRKLVARREHSLREKPNSNLPPVWIIPLFEDIKTVRNIENYLNRVWEYSIQSRRLNQETKKRFTEMICELFIAGSDLSQAVGQPAGTALFKEAKQTAIKWLAEKGIVADVRIKLGSGEPMQRQGGYYSSVAGEPAFISSKENQQRLIKNLNDSTRKSTEYATSPLLGVFSGGDLRTFQSNLAEKLRFISVKERAQLFYHIKQAQHFYEKEIYRAAEPLLDTRLQFGTRGYQELERLTIGKKSELYEKFCEIVTKNFRTILYGTEEDVVGIHAISYFISRTTPNLRDRPVVRPSRNLGENAGQRVLERISGTIPLSHHGSLLRAIGHNQAQTMILGINQLTTGLFRSLREFERMKFTEGESSSLVSDVILPRLPVYEILHSLRIYHDPGLKYLSLTEKAFPAGNSALLILREDIDSMFSFLGLLQKELLRRHGINVAEFFEGEKFVADLLPALRPDLAVLLQPDLFNTNFNLLKSEISGEIDKSWINQVKELLEIPEKVKFWRAQIWEMLEKPILQQVESFVELSRALYSVSKDVEGTENIFSVGANQINVGANLADLLKGSIDDSMRQFLIASVQYLSRLPGNMVEVPIDVIRALKDVERILVIEKQALTQKEQDLLRFYILQMARICGENG from the coding sequence ATGATTACGAATAATAAAACAAAAAATATAGAACAGGATTATTTAAGTTACTTCAGACTTAAGCCGCTTAAAGCCGCCAAGATTTCTGAAATAAGCGAAGCTACGGCTATTTCTCCGGTACCAGTTAAGGAACGTGTTAATTTTCATATCGGTAATCCGATTGAAGATGCGCAGCTCACCCAACTTTTTTTTCGCACTGTACTTGGATTAGGAAATAGTCAGTCTGATATTACGGAAAATACGCTCGATTCGATCTTGGATGAACTTGGCTGGAATGAAGACAAAAAGAAACTATTGGAGTTTGTTCAGACAACAATCCAGAAAAGTGTTCCTTATATGCCGGGTGGTGGATATAATGTAAAAAATCCAAGCGAACTAATTTTATATTTTCATAACTGGCTTACAAAAGAACAACAGGAGCCGCTTGAATATGATTTAGGAAGGGAATCCGGCAAGCGTGAGTGCAGCATCAACAGCGGTGGTATCTGGGAATGTTTTAGAATACTGTTTCATGCATTAAATAAAAATTTGATTAAGCTTCCGGCAAGAATTTTAACTTTCGGAATTGAATTGCCAGTTTATTTGAAAAATTTTTCGCATTTGGAATTCAATACACTTTCTAGTAACGAAGAACTTTTAACAGAAGAAATAAAAGCACAATTCATTCAGAACAATGCAGCCCCAACCTACTTTTTAATAGGAAAAAATTTACGGGAAGAGACACGGAGAAATCTCCGTCTTCTAAGCTTAGAGAACCCACTATTTTTTATTGAAGCCAACGAAGCACCTAATCATCTTTCCCTTGCACGCGAAGCAAAGATGATGAATAGAGTTGTGCGTTACATTTCGCCGGCGGTTCTATCACCTCTTTTTTCTGAACTATCTTTAGTTTTTGTTGCGGGGAATTCCGAATATTTAAAAACTCTCGACGCAATTCATTTTCAGTTGAAAGGAACGCCTGCTTCTGCCGAAGCTGAGCTTCTTACATTTCTTTTAAAAAATAATTTTCATAAAAAGAATGGCAGCGCGGCATTAAAAATTAGTTCCGAACCATCACAGGAAAATGTTTTACCTACAACACAGCTCGGGAGCAACTTCTATACTCATACAAAAATAATATCGAATAAAATTTCTGATCTGATCGAATCCAAAACAAAAGTAATTGATGGCAGAATAAATTCTATTCTGGAAAAGGGAGAATCCTTAACAAATAAATATTTTAACGGAATGTCTTTCCCATTCTTCAACGAAGATTCATTTTCTAACTTATCATCTAAAGAAGTTTTGGATTCTTTATTCAGCAATATAAATTCTAAAAAGTGGTTTGATGAACTGATAAATAATTTTTTGGTCTCGTTTATTAATCATCATCCTGAATATAAATTAAAAGATTCTTTCGTTATAAGCGGTTCAGCACGAACTGGATTAAGTCTGCTTGGGTTTCATTGCGGAATTAAAGAAGCGGTTACATGCGACTATAGCTGGACGTACGAACACTGCTTTCCGTCAGTCTCTGTAGTGCCGTTAACCGATGAGCTTGATCTTGATGTTGACGGAATTATCAGCATAGTAACTAAAAAGCTGGATGAAAATCCAAACTGGAATAAAAACGGAGCGGTGGTTTTCAACAATCCGCATAATGCAAGCGGACAGGTTTTTGCCGAAGAGAAACTTGCGCACCTGATTAAATGGCTGCTTGAAAGAGACATCTTTATTATTGATGATCTTTCATATCAGAATGTGGCTCCGGCAAAAAAACTATCCGGCGTTAAAACAATTCAGCAGATTACACTCGATCTTGTAAAGAACGGATATGTTAATGCTGAAAAAAGGAAATTCGTTTTTACCATGCATTCGCTTTCTAAAACAGATTGCTTTGCAGGTGCAAGACTGGCAGTTGCCCACATTCCACATCCTGAAGTAAAAGAAAAATTTGCTGCGCAGATTGAAAAGATAAAACCGAATATAATGGCAACGTTAATTGCTTATTTGTTTTACAGGAACAGATCGGAATACGTTAGTTCTTTTTGGCTTTTACGTAATCAAATTTTCTTTGAGCGGATGAAGGCGCTGAATGACGCGCAGGAAAATCTTCCTGCAGAAAGGAATCCTTTCGGCATTGAAATCAAAGGTCCAAAAGGAAGTATGTATCCGCAAATGATAATCCAGAATCTTCCATCCGGTTTATCGCTGGATTGGCTTGCATCAGGTTTGGCAACGCAGGGGATTGGTTTGGTACCGCTTTCTACTTTTGCGCGTACAGCAAAAGGATTTGAGCTGGCAAGAAAAACTTTTCGTTTAACCCTTGGTGGAAAAGATGGACCCGAAGAACTCTTTAGAAAAACGAGGCGAGTTTTAATTGATTTGAACAGAATGATTGCTGAGGAAGCTGCCAACTACAACGCAAGAAAATTTATTCGAACATCAAAATCATCTGAAGCGAGAAATCAATTTCCGGATGTTAATGAAAAGTGGCATTCTTTTTCAAAACGAATTGATGAAAGCGCAAGAAAAAATATCGGGAATCGATTAAAATTATTTTCGGCAGGAATTAATCACGAAACATTTTCGAGAAATTTTATAAATGATTTTCTTCCCGATAGAATCAGAACCTTCGAACAACGTTTCAAAGACAATCTTGAAATTGCCAATGCAGTTTTGTCTTTTGCTGGAGCAGATCAGGGAAGAGCTCTTACTGAACTTTTAGAGAAAGAATTATTTAAAGAAAGTCTTGAAAAAAGAGAATTGCTTTTTAAGCACCGGCTTTATGACCGCACTGTGCATCCAACTCAAATGTACTCCCTTCAGGTTGATATTTTAATTGATAAGATAATCGGCAGCCTGATCAGAGGAAGTTCATTACCAAATGATCTGATCGAACAAACATCTGATGCTTTGATTAAAGAATTTCTTGGATTGAATGTTACAATAAAATCGAAAGAGGAAGCGGATGAGCTTGTTTGCGATTTGCGATATATGATTGCTGCAGAAGAATACCTGCAGATGAATTCGAATGAATCTTTCCAATCAGTTTTATCTTTCTGGGGCGATTGGGATGGAAGCACAAGACCTTCTGGACAAGGGCACCGCCTGGTGGCTTCGGCACTTATTGAAAATGTAAACCAGCTTTCCATCTTGTTGAATACTTTGTTGAAGTATGATAATTCAATTAAAATTGAGGATACTCTTTCCAGCGAATTATTAAAACTTCCCAATAAGAATATTAATTTCTGGAAGCTATTAAACGAAATTACAATCCTAACGAACCAACTTGAAAAAAGATACCGAAGCGTTCTGCCGTTTAACATAGAAACCGGGCGTGCGCGCCGCCTGGGAATGAAGCTACATGTTGCAAAAGATCCGCTTTATGCTTTATGGCAGCACAATGATAGAACTGAAAAGAAAATGCTCGACTTGCGATTGCAGCGAAGAAACAATCTTGAATATTATTTTTCGTTAAATAAACATTTACGAAAAACACTCCACTCGCTGTTGCCTCAGATTAAAAATAATTTGCAGCATAAAGAACTTGCGTTGGTTGCCGGTTTGTATAAAAATTTATTAAACCGGTTTTTGCTCACTCCGCGTATCCATCAAAAGATGATTACGGCACGCGATCAGTTTTCCATCGATACAACTGTTCACAATATAATGGAGATAAACGAAATCTCCGGTGAATGTGGCAATCCCGGGATGATCCTGGCTCTGCAAGTTAGTATGTCTACTGAACCGGAAGCTCTGATTGCATTGGATCGAAAACTTGTTGCGCGCAGGGAACATTCTCTTCGCGAAAAACCGAACAGCAATCTTCCGCCAGTTTGGATCATTCCTCTTTTTGAAGATATTAAAACTGTCCGTAACATAGAAAATTATCTTAACCGTGTTTGGGAATATTCAATCCAAAGCAGAAGGTTAAATCAGGAAACAAAAAAACGATTTACAGAAATGATTTGCGAATTGTTTATTGCTGGGTCAGATTTAAGTCAGGCTGTAGGGCAGCCCGCAGGTACGGCTTTGTTTAAAGAAGCGAAACAAACTGCAATTAAATGGCTGGCAGAAAAAGGAATTGTTGCTGATGTAAGAATAAAACTTGGCAGCGGCGAACCAATGCAGCGCCAGGGTGGATATTATTCTTCGGTTGCAGGTGAACCGGCATTCATATCATCCAAGGAAAACCAGCAGCGCTTAATTAAAAATCTTAACGACTCAACAAGAAAAAGTACTGAGTATGCTACAAGTCCTTTGCTTGGAGTTTTTTCCGGAGGCGATTTAAGAACCTTCCAGAGCAACCTTGCGGAAAAACTCCGGTTCATTTCAGTTAAAGAAAGAGCACAGCTTTTCTATCATATTAAGCAGGCGCAGCATTTTTACGAAAAAGAAATTTACCGAGCGGCAGAACCTTTGCTGGATACTCGTTTGCAGTTCGGCACCAGGGGTTACCAGGAATTAGAACGCTTAACCATCGGAAAGAAAAGCGAACTGTATGAAAAGTTTTGTGAAATTGTTACTAAAAATTTCCGCACAATTCTTTATGGAACTGAGGAAGATGTGGTTGGTATTCATGCAATTTCATATTTCATTTCACGTACTACACCAAATTTGCGGGACCGTCCGGTAGTAAGACCGAGCAGAAATCTTGGAGAAAATGCCGGGCAAAGAGTCCTTGAAAGAATTTCCGGAACCATACCGCTTTCTCATCACGGAAGTTTGTTGAGAGCGATTGGGCATAACCAGGCGCAGACGATGATACTTGGAATCAACCAGCTAACCACCGGTTTATTCCGCAGCCTGCGCGAATTTGAAAGGATGAAATTCACCGAAGGTGAGAGTTCTTCCCTGGTAAGTGACGTTATATTGCCACGCTTACCAGTTTATGAAATTCTGCATTCGCTAAGGATTTATCATGATCCCGGATTAAAATATTTGTCATTAACTGAGAAAGCATTTCCAGCCGGAAACTCGGCTTTATTAATCTTACGAGAAGATATTGATTCAATGTTTTCATTCCTTGGATTGCTTCAGAAGGAACTGCTTAGACGGCATGGAATAAACGTAGCAGAATTTTTTGAAGGAGAAAAATTTGTTGCTGATTTACTGCCAGCTTTGCGTCCCGATCTTGCAGTTCTTCTTCAACCGGATTTATTTAATACCAACTTTAATTTGCTGAAATCAGAAATATCTGGTGAGATTGATAAAAGCTGGATAAATCAAGTGAAAGAATTGCTAGAGATTCCTGAGAAAGTAAAATTCTGGCGTGCGCAAATCTGGGAGATGCTTGAGAAGCCTATCCTGCAGCAGGTGGAAAGTTTTGTGGAATTATCCCGTGCACTCTATTCCGTTTCCAAAGATGTTGAAGGAACTGAAAATATTTTTTCGGTTGGTGCAAACCAGATAAATGTTGGTGCAAATTTAGCTGACCTGCTTAAAGGATCAATTGATGATTCGATGAGGCAGTTTTTAATTGCTTCTGTTCAATATCTTTCCCGCCTGCCTGGCAATATGGTAGAAGTACCAATTGATGTTATCCGCGCGTTGAAAGATGTTGAAAGAATTTTGGTTATCGAGAAGCAGGCACTTACGCAGAAAGAACAAGACTTGCTCCGTTTTTACATATTACAGATGGCAAGAATTTGCGGAGAGAATGGGTAG
- the pstC gene encoding phosphate ABC transporter permease subunit PstC yields MKLIGEKGVKRILMATAFSAISALLLIALFIINEGLPFIFRYGIKDFLFSSEWQPQLGKFGIYPMIAASLWVTFGAMIVGAPLGVAGALFLSEYVPRSVMRIVKPIIELLAAIPSVVYGFIGVMVLAPLIRNYFGGPGLSLLAGSIILGIMILPTVISISIDSILAVPQSYREGSLALGATTWQTIHMVTIRASKSGIIASIILGMGRAIGETMAVIMVAGNSVNFPHSALDSVRTLTANIALEMSFATGVHREALFATGVVLFVGIIILNSIASVALRKRLVKK; encoded by the coding sequence ATGAAGTTGATTGGTGAAAAAGGAGTAAAACGAATTCTGATGGCAACTGCTTTTTCAGCAATTTCCGCACTGCTGTTGATTGCTCTGTTTATCATCAATGAAGGTTTACCATTTATCTTCCGGTATGGTATAAAGGATTTTCTATTTTCATCTGAATGGCAGCCACAGTTAGGTAAATTCGGTATCTATCCCATGATTGCGGCTTCATTATGGGTTACTTTTGGTGCAATGATAGTTGGTGCACCATTAGGAGTTGCCGGAGCATTATTCCTTAGTGAATATGTTCCGCGTTCAGTAATGCGAATTGTTAAACCAATAATTGAACTCCTGGCAGCTATTCCATCGGTCGTTTATGGATTTATTGGAGTGATGGTACTTGCTCCGCTTATCCGAAACTATTTTGGAGGACCAGGTCTCTCGCTTTTAGCAGGTTCCATCATCCTGGGGATTATGATTCTTCCAACTGTTATCAGCATTTCAATCGATTCAATTTTAGCTGTTCCGCAATCCTACCGGGAAGGTTCATTAGCACTTGGCGCTACAACATGGCAAACCATTCATATGGTTACAATCAGAGCGTCTAAGTCTGGAATTATCGCAAGTATTATTCTTGGAATGGGTCGTGCCATTGGCGAAACGATGGCTGTAATTATGGTCGCAGGAAATTCTGTAAACTTTCCGCATTCAGCTTTAGATTCTGTAAGAACATTAACGGCAAATATTGCTTTAGAGATGAGCTTTGCCACTGGTGTCCATCGCGAAGCCCTGTTTGCAACCGGAGTTGTTTTATTTGTTGGAATAATAATACTTAACTCGATAGCCAGTGTTGCATTAAGAAAGAGGCTGGTAAAGAAATGA
- a CDS encoding SDR family oxidoreductase yields the protein MESLKNKIVFITGATSGIGKACAIEFAKAGANLILCARRLNLLTEFAEELKKEYGIKIHFDKVDVRNKNEVDSFVDSLPEEFKQIDILINNAGLARGLAKLFEDDFNNWEEMIDTNVKGLLYVTRAVTPGMVERMNGHIINIGSIAGHEAYPKGGVYCGTKHAVDAITKSLRMDLVDKNIRVSTIDPGLVETNFSNIRFHGDEEKAKNVYKGLQPLTGKDIAETIIFIVTRPAHINLAEIIILPARQASATVVHRD from the coding sequence ATGGAATCACTTAAAAACAAAATTGTATTTATAACGGGTGCAACATCTGGAATCGGAAAAGCGTGCGCTATTGAGTTTGCCAAAGCTGGCGCTAATTTAATCCTTTGTGCAAGAAGATTAAATCTTCTAACTGAGTTTGCTGAAGAATTAAAGAAAGAATATGGCATCAAAATCCATTTTGATAAAGTAGATGTTCGAAATAAAAATGAAGTTGACAGCTTCGTTGATTCATTGCCGGAAGAGTTTAAGCAAATTGATATTCTGATTAACAATGCCGGTTTAGCCCGCGGATTGGCAAAACTTTTTGAGGATGATTTTAATAACTGGGAAGAAATGATAGATACCAACGTAAAAGGCTTGCTTTATGTAACGCGCGCTGTTACACCCGGCATGGTTGAAAGAATGAACGGACATATAATAAACATCGGCTCAATTGCAGGACACGAAGCTTATCCCAAAGGAGGAGTTTACTGCGGAACCAAACATGCTGTGGATGCAATCACAAAATCTTTAAGAATGGATCTGGTAGATAAAAACATAAGAGTAAGTACAATCGATCCTGGATTAGTTGAAACAAACTTCAGCAATATCCGCTTCCACGGAGATGAAGAAAAAGCAAAGAACGTTTACAAAGGATTACAGCCACTAACCGGAAAAGATATTGCTGAAACGATAATTTTCATTGTAACAAGACCGGCACATATCAATCTTGCAGAAATAATTATTCTTCCGGCAAGGCAGGCTTCTGCAACAGTTGTACATAGAGA
- a CDS encoding family 20 glycosylhydrolase, giving the protein MKNSWILILFLIVTSQFVKGEEMSLPIVPTPQIVNNAAGYFNLTSNIKIILKGEKQDVNNFSAVKIRKTLMESAGINAQIEQSRNEEKNIILNQSDFPDQVKNIIPAGKLDESYLLVIDEKGITVQAPTPKGIFYGTMSLIQLLEKAGKNPLSAIQIIDWSDMKVRGISDDISRGQVSTLDNFKKIISFLARYKMNVYMPYIEDMIQFESYPSIGKGRGALTKDEIKELVNFASENFVEIIPIFQTLGHYENILSQKEYLKYAEFPGAACLNVSNDSTYIFLENMLKEVFELFPSEYFNMGADESHDVGLGYSKYLVDQSSLGKVHLEHYKKVYAIVKKYGKKVIMYGDELLNHKDNLKELPKDIIVIDWHYRPDGDYPSTKIFQEAGFEYYVSPSVWNFQTTFPVQANAIPNIKNIIMAGLENSSTGIINSNWGDYGAETFKELNYFGYAWSAQCAWNYKASDEDKFYHDFLYDFFGTDDPRLTSIYKTFTNPASYIVWHEAWRHPLLPLRTQNWWEAKMQPDEKIASIKTILPKCEKELTDLHSVVKNNLDQLIILEFLVQFDYWYKDKLQTQIKLNEFMLNKQKNSEELKEMIDQNVSSLKKLKDEYKFIWLKYYKPENLWMIEDKFNRLISYFEETKNQVTDGELKNPQLASKWIYVKTGDTTFSRSARFKKNFTISEIPQTAHLQLLGDTYAKLYINGNFVDEVYARRSLSLWSEYKRIKFLDIAKYLKKGENEIVVEVKNYNRTGSAGFNLISQIETGNSTLEILSDESWQGQDLSDNTDSWNSTVIKDYPFIITAPNFKTGRSSWIER; this is encoded by the coding sequence ATGAAAAATTCTTGGATACTAATTTTGTTTTTAATTGTTACTTCCCAATTTGTAAAAGGTGAAGAAATGAGTTTACCGATAGTTCCAACCCCGCAAATTGTTAATAACGCGGCAGGTTACTTTAATCTTACTTCAAACATCAAAATTATTTTGAAGGGAGAAAAACAGGACGTGAATAATTTTTCCGCAGTAAAGATCCGGAAGACATTAATGGAATCTGCAGGTATTAATGCGCAAATAGAACAGAGCCGCAATGAAGAAAAAAATATTATTCTAAATCAATCTGATTTCCCGGACCAGGTTAAAAATATAATTCCTGCCGGAAAATTAGATGAAAGTTATTTATTAGTGATTGATGAAAAGGGTATAACTGTTCAAGCGCCCACACCGAAAGGAATATTTTACGGAACAATGAGTTTAATCCAGTTGCTGGAGAAAGCCGGTAAAAATCCACTTAGCGCAATACAAATAATTGATTGGTCCGATATGAAGGTGAGAGGAATTTCCGACGACATAAGCCGCGGACAGGTTTCTACACTGGATAATTTTAAAAAGATAATTTCTTTTCTTGCCCGTTATAAGATGAACGTTTATATGCCGTACATCGAAGATATGATTCAATTCGAATCTTATCCATCAATTGGAAAAGGAAGAGGTGCGTTAACAAAAGATGAAATTAAGGAATTGGTTAACTTTGCCTCTGAAAATTTTGTTGAGATCATTCCAATTTTCCAAACACTTGGGCATTATGAAAATATTCTTTCGCAAAAGGAATATTTGAAATACGCCGAGTTCCCCGGTGCGGCTTGCTTGAATGTTTCGAATGATTCGACTTACATTTTTCTTGAAAATATGTTGAAGGAAGTTTTTGAGCTATTTCCTTCAGAATATTTTAATATGGGAGCAGATGAAAGTCACGATGTTGGATTAGGATATAGTAAATATCTTGTAGATCAATCCAGTTTGGGTAAGGTTCACCTGGAACATTATAAAAAAGTGTATGCAATTGTTAAGAAGTATGGCAAAAAAGTTATAATGTATGGCGACGAACTCCTGAATCATAAAGACAATCTTAAAGAACTACCGAAAGATATAATTGTTATTGACTGGCATTACCGTCCTGATGGTGATTATCCTTCTACAAAAATTTTTCAGGAAGCGGGATTTGAATATTATGTTTCTCCCTCGGTCTGGAATTTTCAAACAACTTTTCCAGTTCAGGCAAACGCTATTCCGAATATTAAAAATATTATTATGGCAGGACTTGAAAATAGTTCTACCGGAATAATAAACTCCAACTGGGGAGATTATGGCGCAGAAACATTTAAAGAATTGAACTACTTTGGTTATGCCTGGTCTGCTCAATGTGCATGGAATTATAAAGCCAGCGATGAAGATAAATTTTACCATGACTTTCTTTATGATTTCTTCGGTACTGATGATCCACGATTAACCAGCATTTATAAAACGTTTACTAATCCCGCAAGTTATATTGTATGGCACGAAGCATGGCGGCATCCGCTGCTTCCATTACGGACTCAAAATTGGTGGGAAGCTAAAATGCAACCTGATGAAAAAATTGCATCAATCAAAACCATTCTACCTAAGTGCGAAAAGGAACTGACTGATTTACATTCCGTAGTTAAAAATAATTTAGATCAATTAATCATCCTGGAGTTTCTGGTTCAATTCGATTACTGGTATAAAGATAAATTGCAAACTCAAATAAAATTAAATGAGTTTATGCTTAACAAACAGAAGAATTCGGAAGAATTAAAAGAAATGATTGACCAGAATGTTTCTTCGCTTAAAAAATTAAAAGATGAATATAAATTTATCTGGTTGAAGTATTACAAGCCGGAAAATCTTTGGATGATTGAAGATAAATTCAACCGGCTTATTAGTTACTTTGAAGAAACAAAAAACCAAGTAACAGATGGTGAATTAAAGAATCCGCAGTTAGCCAGCAAATGGATTTATGTTAAAACTGGCGATACAACCTTTTCCAGGTCGGCACGATTCAAAAAGAATTTTACAATATCAGAAATTCCGCAAACAGCACATCTTCAGCTTTTGGGGGATACGTATGCTAAACTTTACATCAACGGAAATTTTGTTGACGAAGTTTATGCAAGACGCTCTCTTTCGCTTTGGAGTGAGTATAAAAGAATTAAATTTCTTGATATTGCAAAATATCTGAAGAAAGGTGAAAACGAAATTGTTGTTGAAGTTAAGAATTACAACCGCACCGGTTCTGCAGGATTTAATTTAATCTCGCAAATTGAAACAGGTAATTCCACTCTTGAAATATTAAGTGATGAAAGCTGGCAGGGACAGGATCTTTCCGATAATACAGATAGCTGGAACAGCACGGTAATTAAAGATTATCCTTTCATTATTACTGCGCCAAACTTTAAGACCGGAAGATCAAGCTGGATCGAGAGATAG